The proteins below come from a single Arthrobacter sp. zg-Y1171 genomic window:
- a CDS encoding sigma-70 family RNA polymerase sigma factor — MRTDAPEGSPHVENFELDVATESDEARKLRFEQDAMQYVDQLYSAAMRMARNPSDAEDLVQEAYTKAFSAFHQYRPGTNLKAWLYRILTNTYINLYRKRQREPLQANSDGVEDWQLARAAEHSSTGLRSAEAVALDHLPDSDVKDALQSIPEEFRLAVYFSDVEGFAYKEISEIMNTPIGTVMSRLHRGRKMLRELLAEYAHERGIKGKVPAAEAAGASTKKQGNEL; from the coding sequence ATGAGAACTGACGCGCCGGAAGGCAGCCCCCACGTGGAAAACTTCGAACTCGACGTTGCCACCGAATCGGATGAGGCACGCAAGCTTCGTTTTGAGCAGGACGCCATGCAGTATGTGGACCAGCTCTATTCCGCCGCCATGCGCATGGCTCGCAATCCCTCGGACGCGGAGGACCTCGTGCAGGAGGCCTACACCAAGGCTTTCTCCGCTTTCCACCAGTACCGGCCGGGGACCAACCTCAAGGCCTGGCTGTACCGCATCCTGACCAACACGTACATCAACCTTTATCGGAAGCGGCAGCGGGAACCCCTGCAGGCCAACTCCGACGGCGTTGAGGACTGGCAGCTGGCCCGTGCGGCTGAGCACAGCTCAACCGGGCTTCGGTCCGCTGAAGCAGTTGCTTTGGACCACCTGCCGGATTCCGATGTCAAGGATGCCCTGCAGTCCATTCCGGAGGAGTTCCGGCTTGCCGTGTATTTCTCCGATGTGGAGGGCTTCGCGTACAAGGAAATTTCAGAAATCATGAATACGCCGATCGGCACTGTGATGTCCCGGCTGCACCGTGGACGCAAGATGCTCCGCGAGCTTTTGGCGGAGTACGCACACGAGCGCGGTATCAAGGGCAAAGTGCCCGCAGCCGAAGCC
- a CDS encoding DoxX family protein has translation MSIVRLIARPLLATGFVAVGVERLRNADQTAEQLAPTLKKIGSTVPAAAAFTSNPALVAKVVGYTQVGAASMLGTGKFARLASLLLAGTAALNSVVEYRNAEASTAAERKERRNQLLKNLSLIGGVLLAAVDTNGRPGLAWRAGHLASGTSRKTRAVSKSVSKSTRKQLKAVSNAASDIVGS, from the coding sequence ATGTCGATAGTCCGTTTGATTGCCCGACCTTTGCTCGCAACCGGCTTCGTGGCTGTAGGCGTGGAGCGCCTTCGCAACGCTGACCAGACCGCCGAACAGCTCGCCCCCACGCTGAAGAAGATCGGCAGCACCGTTCCGGCCGCCGCAGCATTCACGTCCAATCCGGCACTCGTAGCCAAGGTTGTCGGCTACACGCAGGTCGGCGCAGCCTCGATGCTCGGCACGGGCAAGTTCGCCCGCCTGGCGTCCCTCCTGCTCGCCGGCACCGCCGCACTGAACTCCGTGGTGGAATACCGCAATGCCGAGGCTTCCACCGCGGCCGAGCGCAAGGAACGCCGCAACCAGCTGCTCAAGAACCTCTCCCTGATCGGCGGCGTCCTGCTCGCTGCCGTTGACACCAACGGCCGTCCGGGACTTGCCTGGCGCGCCGGGCACCTTGCCTCGGGCACCAGCCGCAAGACCCGCGCCGTCTCCAAGTCGGTTTCGAAGAGCACGCGCAAGCAGCTCAAGGCAGTGTCCAACGCCGCTTCGGACATCGTCGGTTCCTAG
- the aroA gene encoding 3-phosphoshikimate 1-carboxyvinyltransferase: MSAPNAGVPATWPAPFATSPVDATVAVPGSKSLTNRYLVLAALADGRSRLRAPLHSRDSELMVSALRSLGATVTEIPGDGSFGPDLVIDPVPAAAPGTRQIDCGLAGTVMRFVPPLAGLVTGTTGFDGDPHARTRPMSAIIDALRSLGVQVDDGGAGSLPFTVTGSGSVAGGRLEIDAGASSQFVSALLLAAPRFDNGLHLVHRGSTLPSPDHIAMTVSVLRGVGVDVDDSVPNEWRVTPGPIAAFDTVIEPDLSNAGPFLAAALVAGGTVRVTGWPASTTQVGDKWQSILPALGASVDLADGTLTVTGTGRIRGADLADTSELAPTVAALCALADTPSRLTGIAHLRGHETDRLAALVTEINRLGGDAEETSDGLVIRPSTMHGGTWETYADHRMATAGALIGLAVPGVVIRDISTTAKTLPQFPELWQQLTRSAEA, from the coding sequence ATGAGTGCTCCGAATGCCGGGGTGCCGGCTACCTGGCCGGCACCCTTCGCCACCTCGCCCGTCGACGCAACAGTCGCGGTGCCGGGTTCGAAGTCGCTGACCAACCGATACCTGGTCCTCGCCGCCCTTGCAGACGGCAGGTCCCGGCTGCGGGCACCCCTGCATTCGCGGGATTCGGAGCTTATGGTCTCCGCCCTGCGCTCCCTCGGAGCCACCGTTACGGAAATCCCCGGCGACGGCAGCTTCGGCCCGGACCTGGTCATAGATCCGGTCCCGGCAGCAGCCCCGGGCACCCGGCAGATTGACTGCGGCCTGGCCGGGACGGTCATGCGCTTTGTCCCGCCCCTGGCAGGACTCGTCACCGGAACCACCGGGTTCGACGGCGATCCCCACGCCCGCACCCGGCCCATGTCCGCCATCATCGACGCCCTGCGCTCGCTCGGGGTGCAGGTGGACGACGGCGGCGCCGGTTCCCTGCCCTTCACCGTCACCGGCTCCGGCAGCGTTGCAGGCGGCCGCCTGGAAATCGATGCCGGCGCCTCCTCCCAGTTCGTCTCGGCCCTGCTGCTGGCAGCACCCCGTTTCGACAACGGCCTGCACCTGGTCCACCGCGGCAGTACGCTGCCCAGCCCGGACCACATTGCCATGACGGTCTCCGTACTGCGCGGCGTCGGCGTAGACGTTGATGATTCCGTTCCCAACGAATGGCGGGTGACCCCCGGCCCCATTGCCGCCTTCGACACCGTGATTGAACCGGACCTGTCCAATGCCGGGCCTTTCCTCGCCGCGGCGCTGGTGGCCGGCGGGACCGTGCGCGTGACCGGCTGGCCCGCCTCAACCACCCAAGTGGGCGATAAGTGGCAGAGCATCCTCCCGGCCCTGGGCGCGTCCGTGGACCTGGCCGACGGCACCCTCACCGTCACCGGCACCGGCCGCATCCGCGGCGCCGACCTGGCAGACACCAGCGAGCTGGCCCCGACAGTTGCCGCACTCTGCGCCCTTGCAGATACGCCGTCCCGCCTCACCGGGATAGCGCACCTCCGCGGCCACGAGACGGACCGGCTGGCCGCACTCGTCACCGAAATTAACCGGCTCGGCGGCGACGCGGAAGAAACATCCGACGGCCTGGTCATCCGGCCGTCGACAATGCACGGCGGCACCTGGGAAACCTACGCGGACCACCGGATGGCCACTGCCGGCGCCCTGATCGGCCTGGCCGTGCCCGGCGTCGTCATACGCGACATCTCCACAACAGCCAAGACCCTGCCGCAGTTCCCCGAACTCTGGCAGCAGCTGACCCGATCGGCGGAAGCATGA
- a CDS encoding ribosome small subunit-dependent GTPase A yields MTRSTSGWDESDVRVRPNKKGSRPRTKDRPAHDDAVIGRIITVDRGRYTAVVDEDTANERTVIAARARELRRTPVVAGDLVALVGDVSGAPDTLARLVRVEERRTLLRRSADDTDPVERVVVANADQLVIVVAAANPEPRTGFIDRALVAAYDAGISPVLCITKADIKDPADLLANYEHLDMDVIISRTAAADASGIDARSDDGLSARLQGTAVEALHEVLKGNVSVLVGPSGVGKSTLVNALTGSARATGGVNAVTGRGRHTSSSALALRLSDSPAGSWIIDTPGIRSFGLAHVDPDRILQAFPDLEPGTADCERGCRHDSVAVGCGLDPWVEGGHAGPAGPARLASLRRLLGTGTRTENKSSAKELGEQ; encoded by the coding sequence ATGACACGCAGTACCAGCGGCTGGGACGAGTCCGATGTCCGGGTCCGTCCGAACAAAAAAGGCTCCCGGCCCCGCACCAAGGACCGCCCCGCCCACGACGACGCCGTCATCGGGCGGATCATCACCGTGGACCGCGGCCGGTATACCGCCGTGGTTGATGAAGACACCGCCAACGAGCGCACCGTCATTGCCGCCCGCGCCAGGGAGCTGCGGCGCACGCCGGTAGTCGCCGGGGACCTGGTGGCGCTGGTCGGTGACGTAAGCGGCGCTCCGGACACCCTCGCCCGGCTTGTCCGTGTCGAGGAACGCCGCACCCTGCTGCGGCGCAGCGCCGACGACACAGATCCCGTGGAACGCGTGGTGGTGGCCAACGCCGACCAGCTGGTGATCGTGGTTGCTGCCGCCAACCCCGAACCCCGAACCGGCTTCATCGACCGCGCCCTCGTCGCTGCGTACGACGCCGGGATCTCCCCCGTCCTCTGCATCACCAAGGCGGACATCAAGGACCCCGCCGACCTGCTGGCCAACTACGAACACCTGGACATGGACGTCATTATCAGCCGCACCGCGGCAGCTGATGCCTCGGGCATCGATGCGCGCTCCGACGACGGCCTTTCCGCACGCCTCCAGGGCACCGCCGTCGAGGCCCTCCACGAGGTGCTGAAGGGCAACGTCAGCGTCCTGGTGGGGCCCTCCGGAGTCGGCAAATCCACCCTGGTCAACGCCCTGACGGGTTCGGCCCGGGCCACCGGCGGCGTCAATGCCGTCACCGGCCGCGGCCGGCACACGTCCTCCTCGGCACTGGCCCTGCGGCTGAGCGACTCCCCCGCAGGCAGCTGGATCATCGACACCCCGGGCATCCGTTCCTTCGGCCTGGCCCACGTGGACCCGGACCGGATCCTGCAGGCCTTCCCCGACCTTGAGCCGGGAACGGCCGACTGTGAGCGCGGCTGCCGGCACGATTCCGTCGCCGTCGGCTGCGGGCTGGACCCGTGGGTGGAAGGCGGCCATGCGGGCCCGGCGGGCCCCGCGCGGCTCGCGTCGCTGCGGCGGCTGCTGGGCACCGGAACCCGCACGGAGAACAAGTCGTCCGCGAAGGAGCTCGGCGAGCAATAG
- the hisN gene encoding histidinol-phosphatase, with the protein MPFVQNYNDDLRLAHVMADSVDDQTMSRFRALDLKIETKPDFTPVTDADKAAEDAIRGQLSRARPRDAVLGEEFGSSGSGPRRWIIDPIDGTKNFIRGVPVWATLIALVDDGVPVVGLVSAPALGKRWWAATGTGAYMGRSLAAATRLHVSNVSRLSDASMSYSSLGGWKDRGNLEEFLDLTESVWRTRAYGDFWSYCMVAEGAVDIACEPELNLYDMAALVPIVTEAGGRFSSLDGEDGPFGGNALATNGTLHSEVLQRLNPDLDDLL; encoded by the coding sequence ATGCCCTTCGTTCAGAACTACAACGATGACCTGCGCTTGGCCCATGTGATGGCTGATTCCGTGGATGACCAGACCATGTCGCGCTTCCGGGCCCTGGATCTGAAGATCGAGACCAAGCCGGACTTCACACCGGTAACCGACGCCGACAAGGCCGCTGAAGATGCCATCCGCGGGCAGCTCTCGCGCGCCCGGCCCCGCGATGCCGTACTGGGCGAGGAATTCGGTTCCAGCGGCTCCGGCCCGCGGCGCTGGATCATCGATCCGATCGACGGCACCAAGAACTTCATCCGCGGCGTCCCCGTGTGGGCCACCCTGATTGCACTGGTGGACGACGGCGTCCCGGTGGTCGGCCTGGTCAGCGCGCCCGCGCTGGGCAAGCGCTGGTGGGCAGCCACCGGCACGGGGGCCTACATGGGCCGGTCCCTGGCTGCGGCCACCCGCCTGCACGTCTCCAACGTTTCCCGGCTGTCCGACGCCTCGATGTCCTACTCCAGCCTCGGCGGCTGGAAGGACCGCGGCAACCTCGAAGAATTCCTGGACCTGACCGAGTCCGTTTGGCGTACCCGCGCCTACGGCGATTTCTGGTCCTACTGCATGGTGGCCGAGGGTGCCGTGGACATTGCCTGCGAACCCGAACTGAACCTTTATGACATGGCGGCCCTCGTTCCGATCGTGACCGAGGCCGGCGGCCGCTTTTCCTCACTCGACGGCGAGGACGGCCCCTTCGGCGGAAACGCGCTGGCGACCAACGGGACGCTGCACAGCGAAGTGCTGCAGCGCCTGAATCCCGATCTGGACGACCTCCTGTAA
- a CDS encoding class I SAM-dependent methyltransferase translates to MGTSGPRLEALRRRQLADSYQAGGEHYDRIRPGYPAEAVKWLFARPGIPDGPAVRDVADVGAGTGKYTRELHAAGLDVCAVDPSRDMLDQLSRLLPDVPVRVGKAEQTGLPAASLDAVTVAQAWHWCDPAAASREFARILRPHGILGLVWNQLDVSIPWVHRYSRIIHAGDVLRPGFRPELGPEFTLEESSTVAWTQPMTPEDLFELARSRAFYLSAGAAAREKLHSNLSWYLYEHLGHAPGDVLDLPYLTLTWRAVRAGLSV, encoded by the coding sequence GTGGGCACCTCCGGACCACGGCTCGAGGCGCTGCGCCGCCGGCAGCTGGCGGACAGCTACCAGGCGGGCGGGGAACACTACGACCGCATCCGCCCCGGCTATCCGGCCGAGGCCGTGAAGTGGTTGTTCGCCCGTCCCGGCATCCCCGACGGCCCCGCGGTCCGGGACGTGGCCGACGTCGGCGCCGGCACCGGCAAGTACACCCGGGAGCTGCACGCCGCCGGACTGGATGTCTGCGCCGTCGACCCGTCCCGCGACATGCTCGACCAGCTCTCCCGGCTGCTGCCCGACGTTCCGGTGCGGGTCGGCAAGGCGGAGCAGACGGGCCTGCCCGCCGCTTCGCTGGACGCCGTGACCGTGGCCCAGGCCTGGCACTGGTGCGATCCTGCCGCGGCGAGCCGGGAGTTCGCCCGCATCCTGCGGCCGCACGGGATCCTCGGCCTGGTCTGGAACCAGCTCGACGTGAGCATCCCCTGGGTCCACCGCTATTCGCGCATCATCCATGCCGGAGATGTCCTGCGCCCTGGCTTCCGGCCCGAGCTCGGACCGGAGTTCACGCTGGAAGAGTCCTCCACCGTAGCCTGGACGCAGCCGATGACCCCGGAAGACCTGTTTGAGCTGGCCCGGTCACGTGCGTTCTATCTGTCGGCCGGCGCTGCCGCGCGGGAAAAACTGCACTCGAACCTGTCCTGGTACCTTTACGAGCACCTCGGACACGCACCGGGGGACGTCCTGGACCTGCCCTACCTCACGCTGACGTGGCGGGCAGTACGGGCGGGGTTGTCCGTCTGA
- a CDS encoding glutamate--cysteine ligase, with amino-acid sequence MRMVFTFGIEEEFLLMDASTGFPTGAQELTRALISPEHGVFSSSAELLDAQVESSTRVCTTREEALDALLGFRSRLAEAAASAGVRVAPTGAAPRIQEGPPVLNSSDRYQRMGILTGAVAHEQYVNGTHIHVGIPSRDTGVRVLNGLRPWLALLGAVAANSPYWRGQDSSFASWRMVHYRRWSVQGCPPLFADAQDYTRRLESLLATDVVLDAGHVGWAARLSDTFPTVEVRIADAQLQARDSLLLATLVRALVATLASAVPAVPAAVPDPELLDVGLWQAARFGMSGNLVSHPGGSLPAADHLSALLEYVAPALEEAGDREYAVAGVARVLAGGTGAERQRTAFRSGGYAGLADLYTRSLSAE; translated from the coding sequence ATGCGTATGGTCTTCACCTTCGGCATCGAAGAAGAGTTCCTCCTCATGGATGCCTCCACCGGGTTCCCCACCGGAGCCCAGGAACTGACACGCGCCCTGATCTCCCCGGAGCACGGCGTCTTCTCCAGTTCCGCCGAGCTATTGGACGCACAGGTGGAGAGCTCCACCCGGGTCTGCACCACCCGGGAGGAGGCCCTGGACGCCCTGTTGGGGTTCCGCTCCCGGCTGGCCGAAGCGGCAGCGTCGGCGGGCGTACGGGTTGCCCCCACCGGAGCGGCACCGCGGATCCAGGAGGGACCGCCGGTGCTCAATTCCTCCGACCGGTACCAGCGGATGGGAATCCTGACGGGAGCCGTCGCGCACGAACAGTACGTCAACGGCACCCACATCCACGTCGGCATCCCCTCCCGCGACACAGGGGTACGCGTACTGAACGGGCTCCGCCCCTGGCTCGCGCTGCTCGGTGCCGTTGCCGCGAATTCCCCCTATTGGCGGGGACAGGACAGCAGTTTCGCCAGCTGGCGCATGGTACACTACCGGCGCTGGTCAGTACAGGGCTGCCCTCCCCTGTTCGCCGATGCGCAGGACTACACCCGACGGCTGGAAAGCCTGCTCGCCACCGACGTGGTGCTCGACGCCGGCCATGTGGGCTGGGCGGCACGGCTCTCCGATACCTTTCCCACGGTCGAGGTCCGCATTGCGGATGCCCAGCTCCAGGCCCGGGACTCCCTGCTGCTGGCAACCCTCGTGCGGGCGCTGGTGGCCACCCTGGCGTCTGCCGTCCCCGCGGTTCCGGCAGCCGTCCCGGATCCGGAACTGCTCGACGTCGGCCTGTGGCAGGCTGCCCGCTTCGGCATGAGCGGTAACCTGGTTTCGCATCCCGGCGGCAGCCTGCCCGCGGCCGATCACCTCTCTGCGCTGTTGGAGTATGTTGCACCGGCGCTGGAGGAAGCCGGCGACCGGGAATACGCGGTTGCCGGCGTCGCCCGCGTCCTTGCCGGCGGTACCGGCGCGGAACGGCAGCGCACCGCCTTCCGGTCCGGCGGTTACGCGGGTCTCGCGGACCTTTACACCCGCAGCCTCAGCGCCGAATAG
- a CDS encoding alpha-glucosidase, which translates to MVPPNDPAWWTNAVVYQIYPRSFADSTGDGIGDLGGIIEHLDYLAELGVDVVWLSPIQQSPQFDNGYDISDYRRIDEMFGTEEQFDLLLEGLHERGIRLIMDLVVNHTSIEYPGFQSSRNKTSPKRDRYWWRDARPGFEPGEPGAEPNNWRSFFGGSAWTFDPLTSQYYLHLFTPQQPDLNWENPRVRAKVYAMMNWWLDRGVDGFRMDVINFISKDPALPDGVVETGGIWGDGSPYFVSGPRIHEFLQEMHREVFDGRSGQYLTVGETPGVTVEQALLFTDAQRRELDMVFQFEHVSLDQGTGKFDHRPLSLPELKTSWNRWQRGLADRGWNSLYLNNHDQPRVVSRFGDDQRYRYESATMWATLLHLQRGTPYIYQGEEIGMTNAGFTSIDQYRDVESLNYYAEALEQGMDRERVLEALRRMSRDNARTPMQWTAGENAGFSEVEPWIPVAANYPSVNVETDRAAEQSVFGYYRELVRLRHESDLVSLGDFHLLDPGHPTLFAYKRTRGDRALLVLGNVSGEELGVPSNLEAGSLVLGNYPDPGDHHLLRPWEARILDISTYAGG; encoded by the coding sequence ATGGTGCCTCCCAACGATCCCGCCTGGTGGACGAACGCCGTCGTCTACCAGATCTATCCCCGCAGCTTTGCAGACTCGACCGGTGACGGCATCGGCGACCTCGGCGGCATCATCGAACACCTGGACTACTTGGCCGAACTGGGGGTGGACGTGGTGTGGCTGTCGCCGATCCAGCAGTCGCCCCAGTTCGATAATGGCTATGACATCAGCGATTACCGCCGGATCGACGAAATGTTCGGCACGGAGGAACAGTTCGACCTCCTGTTGGAAGGCCTGCACGAACGCGGCATCCGCCTGATCATGGACCTGGTGGTCAACCACACCTCCATCGAATACCCGGGCTTCCAGTCCTCCAGGAACAAGACGTCGCCGAAGCGGGACCGCTATTGGTGGCGGGACGCCCGCCCGGGCTTCGAACCAGGGGAACCGGGGGCGGAGCCGAACAACTGGCGCTCGTTTTTCGGCGGTTCGGCGTGGACCTTCGATCCACTCACCAGCCAGTACTACCTGCACCTGTTCACCCCGCAGCAGCCGGACCTGAACTGGGAGAACCCCCGGGTCCGGGCAAAGGTGTACGCGATGATGAACTGGTGGCTGGACCGGGGCGTGGACGGATTCCGGATGGACGTCATCAACTTCATTTCGAAGGACCCGGCATTGCCGGACGGAGTGGTGGAAACCGGCGGGATCTGGGGCGACGGATCGCCGTACTTCGTATCGGGGCCGCGTATCCATGAATTCCTGCAGGAAATGCACCGGGAGGTCTTCGACGGCCGCAGCGGCCAGTACCTGACGGTGGGGGAGACGCCCGGAGTCACGGTCGAACAGGCGCTGCTGTTCACCGATGCGCAGCGGCGGGAGCTGGACATGGTGTTCCAGTTCGAACACGTCAGCCTGGACCAGGGCACCGGCAAGTTCGACCACCGGCCGCTGTCCCTGCCGGAGCTGAAAACGAGCTGGAACCGCTGGCAGCGCGGGCTCGCCGACAGGGGATGGAACAGCCTGTACTTGAACAACCATGACCAGCCGCGCGTCGTCTCCCGCTTCGGGGATGACCAGCGGTACCGGTACGAATCAGCCACCATGTGGGCCACCCTGCTGCACCTGCAGCGGGGCACCCCCTACATCTACCAGGGCGAGGAGATCGGCATGACGAACGCCGGGTTCACCTCGATAGACCAATACCGGGACGTGGAATCACTGAACTACTATGCGGAGGCGCTCGAACAGGGGATGGACCGGGAACGGGTCCTGGAAGCGCTGCGCCGGATGAGCAGGGACAACGCACGCACCCCCATGCAGTGGACCGCGGGCGAGAATGCCGGTTTTTCCGAAGTGGAACCCTGGATTCCGGTGGCTGCGAACTACCCCTCGGTCAACGTGGAAACGGACCGGGCCGCCGAGCAGTCCGTCTTCGGCTACTACCGGGAGCTGGTTCGGCTCCGGCACGAATCGGACCTGGTGTCGCTCGGGGACTTCCACCTGCTGGACCCGGGGCATCCGACACTGTTTGCCTATAAGCGCACCCGCGGGGATCGGGCGCTGCTGGTCCTGGGCAACGTGTCCGGCGAGGAGCTGGGGGTGCCGTCCAACCTGGAGGCCGGAAGCCTCGTCCTGGGCAACTACCCCGACCCCGGCGACCATCACCTGCTGCGCCCCTGGGAAGCCCGGATCCTGGACATTTCCACCTATGCGGGGGGCTAA
- a CDS encoding DUF1269 domain-containing protein: protein MATLTVWKFSDADAAERATQTLASLQSQGLIAVQDEAIVTWPEGRKKPKTIQEHNMVGAGALGGGFWGLLFGLIFFVPLIGAAVGAAIGAMSGSMVDVGINDDFISRVRQEVTPGTSALFVLSSDAVEDRVAEAFKDFSGVKLIYTNLSKDEEANLRDAFFESTPA, encoded by the coding sequence ATGGCAACACTGACCGTTTGGAAATTTTCGGATGCGGACGCTGCGGAACGCGCCACGCAGACCCTCGCCAGCCTCCAGTCCCAGGGCCTCATCGCTGTCCAGGACGAAGCCATCGTGACCTGGCCTGAAGGGCGCAAGAAGCCCAAGACCATCCAGGAACACAACATGGTGGGGGCCGGTGCCTTGGGCGGCGGCTTCTGGGGACTTCTTTTTGGGCTCATCTTCTTTGTTCCGCTCATCGGTGCGGCGGTGGGCGCCGCCATCGGCGCGATGTCCGGCTCCATGGTGGACGTGGGGATCAACGACGATTTCATCTCGCGGGTACGCCAGGAGGTCACTCCCGGCACCTCGGCGTTGTTCGTCCTGTCCTCCGATGCGGTGGAGGACCGGGTAGCCGAGGCCTTCAAGGACTTCTCGGGGGTAAAGCTGATCTACACGAACCTCTCCAAGGATGAGGAAGCCAACCTGCGGGATGCCTTCTTCGAGTCAACGCCGGCCTAG
- a CDS encoding uracil-DNA glycosylase — MQSPALESQHDDLWNRRYEPNVAEVNQLCDSLAEMKPGSQVPYVDPMHDIGECRIVSLFSNIGTAHESGFITAGDNEAVARLLGVHWQAGLRPEFVMPWNAYPWHVPGEPNGKLSKEQVQEGLRPLLRFLALVPRASVIVAHGTEAQRLAALFLKTENRMIYRRSIKVYKARSLSGRSFGATAERQQEALDDMRAAYTDAMARTGLTAAR, encoded by the coding sequence ATGCAAAGCCCGGCACTCGAATCCCAGCATGACGACCTTTGGAACCGACGCTATGAGCCCAATGTCGCTGAGGTGAACCAGCTTTGCGACTCCCTGGCTGAAATGAAGCCGGGAAGCCAGGTGCCCTACGTCGATCCCATGCACGATATCGGGGAATGCCGGATCGTGAGCCTGTTTTCCAACATCGGCACCGCCCACGAGTCCGGGTTCATCACGGCAGGTGACAATGAGGCCGTGGCACGGCTGCTCGGCGTGCACTGGCAGGCAGGACTGCGGCCGGAGTTCGTTATGCCGTGGAACGCCTACCCGTGGCATGTGCCGGGTGAGCCCAATGGCAAGCTGAGCAAGGAACAGGTCCAGGAGGGGCTGCGGCCGCTGCTGCGCTTCCTGGCCCTGGTGCCCCGCGCTTCCGTCATCGTGGCCCACGGCACCGAGGCGCAGCGCCTCGCCGCGCTGTTCCTCAAGACCGAGAACCGGATGATCTACCGTCGCAGCATCAAGGTCTACAAGGCCCGCTCGCTTTCCGGGCGGTCCTTCGGCGCCACCGCGGAACGTCAGCAGGAGGCGCTGGACGATATGCGCGCTGCCTATACCGACGCTATGGCCCGCACCGGGCTGACTGCCGCACGCTAG
- the smpB gene encoding SsrA-binding protein SmpB, with the protein MPKESGRKVVATNRKARHDYEILDTYEAGMVLMGTEVKSLREGRASLVDGFATFYNNELWLEAAYIPEYLNGSWTNHSARRRRKLLLHREQLEKIMRKTSESGFTIVPLQLYFLDGRAKVEIAVARGKREYDKRNTLREKQDNREALRAMREKNRGA; encoded by the coding sequence GTGCCTAAGGAAAGTGGCCGTAAGGTAGTGGCCACCAATCGCAAGGCCCGGCACGACTACGAAATCCTCGATACCTACGAGGCCGGGATGGTTTTGATGGGGACCGAGGTGAAGTCGCTGCGTGAGGGCCGCGCCTCATTGGTGGACGGGTTCGCCACGTTCTACAACAACGAGCTCTGGCTCGAAGCCGCCTACATTCCCGAGTACCTCAACGGCAGCTGGACCAACCACTCCGCCCGCCGCCGCCGCAAGCTGCTGCTGCACCGCGAGCAGCTGGAAAAGATCATGCGCAAAACCAGCGAATCGGGTTTTACCATCGTGCCGCTGCAGCTGTATTTCCTGGACGGACGGGCCAAGGTGGAGATCGCCGTCGCCCGCGGTAAGCGGGAGTACGACAAGCGCAATACCCTGCGGGAGAAGCAGGACAACCGTGAAGCACTTCGCGCGATGCGCGAGAAGAACCGCGGCGCATGA